ttcataaCTCCGTAAAAATGTTTGAACTTGAATGAATGACTCCAAATCTCTAGTCCAAAgagtcatgaatctttgaagatcCTCTCCCGATCATGGGATTCATTCGCATCACTCTTCTCAAAAGCATACCGATGCAGCTCTACCATAACCACTCAAAAGCACGAATGGGGCATTCcttgaccaaaaaaaaactacatccCCCCAATGGCGCGTTTACTCGGATATCCGCGAACCGCTCGAATATATCATCTGCGAATCGCAATTATGTTGCTTTTGCCTTCCAAACAACAACCGGCATTGCGTAAGCCGAACCGCCGCCGATGTTGATGCTACCATATAGAACGGCAACTACAAAACTTCAAGTACCCTCAACCATTCCCGCCACACCCGGCACCGTGACCCGACAATGCGCTTCCCTCCCGTTGCCAATACGCGAAAATCCGTAGCGAACAAGTACAAAACAAGTGCGTAAACACGTGCCGCCCCTTCCACGGCCCACTTGGATGCGTATGTGTGGTAACAGCGAGACGGCGAGTGTGCACGCGGTTGCCGCTTTTTGATGATGATCAACGTCTGTGCCGAGTCGTTAATTCGTTTaggaatgaaagtgaaacgcGCGTATGAGAATCGGTAGTGGCGGCAGCAGCGGGCCCAGCCTCACGGTTGGGTGGCTGGAGAAATAAAGAAACTTGCGCGTACATGAACGAGTACCTCTCGTAGGGGGTATTGGAATGTGGTGTCTATCGTTGAGGTGCCTTGAGGCTGGTTCGCTTTCCGCATATTCACGCAAAGGTCCGGTTAGCCAGGTTCCGTAATGAGGAAATGCTTCCACCAAGCCAGAGCTACGCACGCGACAAGTGCGCGATCGTCCAAGCGGGAGACCATAAGTCCGGTCGTCTTACCTTCTGCCCTACATTGGACCACAGCAAAGCGGGTATCAGACCGTGCCGACTGACCGACCGACAGTGTTACTGCATCACACTGACTTACTTACCGGGTGCACTTCTTTATCCGTAAGACCCACTTTTCttcatctctctttctctgttgcagctttcattttcttctgctCATCCGTCCGATACCGTTGGCGCACACCATTTTACTTACGCATTATGCAACAGCAGGTTAATTGGCCGACAAAGCAGtgccccaaaacaaaacaaaaaacaaacaaacaatagacCTTAATTCGTCCGAAACTTACCTCCAGCGCCACTTGGTCGAATGGCCGAACGGATTGTTTGCGCGCGCTATAAACACATCCTCATCCCGATGCGCATCCCGGCTGTTGGTGATGGGCCACTTGACGCGTGCGTTACTCCCATTGGTGCGTCGGTAGATTTCCTGCAGCTTAACGCCGACGTCCTCACTCAGCAGGACGCCGGTCTGTTTGTACCGGGCAGCCGCACTTGCCACCGCCGTCTGATTAACGATCCCCGGCGTCTGTGCGCCGAGGGTGGTGGTTGGACGCACCGGCACCGGTGGTACTGCGCTAAAGCTGGCCTGCAGCATCGTTGGTGGTGCCTTGGTCGTTTTTGGTCTAGAAAAGACAGATGGGAAATTAATTATCGCGATCACCACGGCAACATCTCCCCAACTCCAACTGCAGGATCAACTCACTTCTCCAACACGGGATGATCGAACCGATGACCGTGAATTTCGCGCAACCCACCGGCCCATCCGTCCAGCCCGAGATCATCCCAGCCGATGGTTTGCATGTTACGGTACGTGTACGGCGTAAAGAGGGCGGTCGTTGCCGTGGTTCGTGTCACCGACTGGCGCAAACTTTCCTTCACCATCCGCCGGTTTGCCTCCTCCTCCAGGTCGCGATTCAGCTCGTCCATAAACTTTATAAAGTTCCGCTCCGTCCGGACATTCTCCTCGATCACCTTGCGCGTCCCGTCGTCCATCGTGTCCCTCTCCAGATGCTCGAAGATCTTCTTCTCCAGCAGCATATCGGTGCCCGGTTTGCTGACGGCCACCGTCCGGTTTGGCCGACCGGTGAACTTATTGATCGTGGTCACGTTCGGAAATTGGGCCTCCTCGAAGTCACTGCGCTGGTAGATTAGTTTGCGCACATGGTTCTTACCGTCGATCGACGGTAGCAGAAACACGTAGGTGGGATTAAGGTTTTCCATATTGAACAGCGACACCAGGTAGCTGTCCAGCGTGCTGTTTTCCTCGTTTATGTTCAGAATACGCTTGATGTGGCTTTTCATCTTCGACGTGGCAAAAGATCCTTTCAGGTGTGGGTGATGACGATGCGTTAGCATCGATTCCGTGGACGGCGCTAGGGGGAATATATCTGCCAAATACATAGTAAGGTTGAAGATATACACTTTAGGAGTACTTTTGAAGTCCTTACTTCATAcaaatgattttattaatttcttggTGATTTCACCTATACAACAGAAATGTGGACATGTTTCTCTTTACTTTTATGTAATCTCCATTTGGAGTTCCATTTGCTTGAACTACCCTCCATTTCTACAATTCTTTCTCTCACTTCCAGTCCCCTTTCACTTAAGCTACCGGAAGGACAAATCGAGTGACCAATTgcatctacacacacacacccgcacgcacacacacacacacaacttaCCAACTGTAACACCACCGGCAGTGTAATGGCCAATCACTAGACACCCGAGCACTAAATTCACTATCCACGCCCGTAATGAGCCGTAGCGAGTTATTAAATTCACACAATTCGTCATAATGCGGGCCCAGCACAACGAAATTACACCAACAGGGTTTGATCGGATGCGTTGCATAAAAGGTACGCTTTCCTTAGTAACACCTTCAGCTGTTCACCCCTGTTCCACGCGGACACGGTTGCACCCGTACTGTGTCCCACGCGCCACTACACGTTGCAACCCTTATCGATGATCACAAACTGCTGATCTGGTGGTGTTGTGTTCGGACCACCGGAGGACCGTGTTCCGTTTCCAAAGTAGTGAACCGTTGCCACCAACCTGCCACGCATTACTGAACGACGCGCCAGAAATGTTGCTCCGAACCAAGGCCTCACGCGTACTGTCTGCTGCTGCACTTGAACATGGAGCGTGCGCCCGCGGTTACCATTTCCCTTCTTGATCTGCCACAATTCCCCACCCAAAACGGATTAAGACGTTcggagcgagagagagagcgaagaAAAAGGCTGGACATCCCATACAAGAAGAGGCCGGATCGGACTGTTCACATCTGGTTCCGCCTGTTCGAATGCCAATAAAAACCAATTGAAGTGTGGTGTTTTGATGTGATGGGCCTCTAACGCATCCCACACCAGAACCGGCACCGTGAATACTAATGCGCACAAAGTGTCGTCCCTCCGTTAGGCGCAGACGCTTGATTTCCTGCAAGCGCGTAACCTTCGAGCGCGACACGGTTATGGGTATTTTAGAATTTGAAATGtatcctccagcagcagcagcacaatcGCTGACGCGCAGATTGTAAGGAAGTCACAGGGCCATCCATCCAAACCGGCGGACACCATTTCCGTACCATTTCCTCATCCTATTCTAATTCAGCCCGCATATTCGGCAACCATAAAGCTGCCGAAAGGTGGTGGTTCAAAGAAATTCACAAAGCCTGACCGGTTCGGGCACGTACACGTACCCGATCCGCGTAACATTGGCGCATGATCTTTCGTTACAAATGTACGATCATCTCGCCATCACGATGGGAGGAGGAAACGAACATGAAATCGTAAGTTATCCAATTACCCACCAACTTCGTCGCCAAATCAAACAGTCGTGGCGGTTCATAATGGCGCTAGTTCCGCTTCACCTGCACGGGGTAGATTTGTTTGTGGCCAACCCTATTCAGCACCAAGATCAACCCGGGTCGCCATCCGCCGTACCTCCTAATGCGGAACGATCCCAACTACACCGTCATTTTCTCCGGGTCACCGGCAGTTCCTTTCGGAAAACTCGTTCATCTTCGCACACAACCGGTACACCGGTTTTGTACGCTTCTGGCCGCCCCCGGGGTCCCACCGTGCGTGGAAAACCATGgttatttgctttgtttgtctTGATTTGGCCCACTGCTGGTCGTGCACCGGGCATTGCATAATACGCTTAATTCGAATTAACCGGCGTGCGCCACACAATTCACAGCCCGTTTGTAGCTGGCCGTGTTTTTGCCACATACCGTGGCTATCATATCGCCAAGCGGCCGCTGCACTACCACGCATACGTACGTgcagaaaagggaaaagttgTCCCACCGTTGGGTGAATGTTTCGTGCCTGGTGCACACCGCGTCTACGAGGAAAGATGgccgaagaaagaaaataatacgGATGCTGGACGCTTGTGGCGGAAAACGGGTTTGTTGggattccttccttccttcgcaCTGGCGCTGCCTTGCTAAATGTAGGTTGATAGTGGTTTTTGTTAAACGTTTATGTGTTAATTCACTGTCTTTATGCAGTGGGTTGATCACTAATGCTCGTGCTAATCTTATTCATTAATTCAAATCGACACTTAATCTGCACAATAAACAGATAATCTGTCCGTTTAAATGCCGATGGGAGTGTTTATCGTCACCGAAACCAGCCCTTATGAGGGACAGTAGCTGGTCTCTGATACCATCGATATCGAAGTAGATTTCCTTCCGATTCGCTTGAATTCTGCAGTGCTGTCCGGTACACAACAGGACTGAGActaaatcccattcggacccaTTCCCCGTAGCCAGGACTGAATATTCAACTacattgtaaaaataaattggtaCGGCCTTATCATTCCAAAAAAGAATCATTCAGATCAGCAGACATGAACTTATTTCCCTCCGGAAAGTCCGCAATAACTGGGAGAACCAAAAACCTTCACAGGAGATCACAGGCTTTAGGATTACTGGGAGACATATCAAGACAGCACAACAGTGCACACTTTAACCACATTTGCTCGATGTGTAGCACTTTATTCATTGAAATGTGTTAAAAGTCATGTAGTATAACTCCTTTCCCTCCTCTCTCCGGCCCACCGGATTAGCTTCTTCCTGCGGACGAATTTCTCGTCGTGCTCTTGCGCGAGCTACGCTTGTGCGCGCTCCGATCACCGTCCCGTTCCTTTACCGCCCGCGGATCCATCCCGCTTTCGATAATGCCAACGCTTTCCCGCATCAGCAAGTTGGCCGCCTGCGGTGAACACACATCACCGCGATTCAGCATGATTGCATTGGTGCACATGAGCAGAATGTCCCGCTGAAACTCGGCCACCGTACGTATGTTTCCGTTCTCAATGTTGCGCTTGATTTGGGCCAAATCCATCGGCCGATAAATAAGCTCACCCGTCATCGGATCGTCTGGGAAGGGTTTCTGAAACGCGGCCGCATGCTTCGACGAGGCAATCTTCGAGTATACGGCCAGTATGGATTTCTTCCAGGCGCGATAATCCCGATCCTCGCTTGATGCCGGTGATCCCGGTATCGAGTCCATTACCGGGGTGGACGAATAgcttcgtttcattttctcgTTCGGCTCATCGTCCTGCACCACGAACGGACTTTCTGAACGGTCGCGATCGCGCAATTTCCGTAACGACCTACCTTCCGTTTCTTCGCTACGCGAGTGGCCGGCCAGATCGTCCCGGAGTTTCTGTGCCTCATCCGCTAGCCGGCGTCGTGAATAGTCACGCTTTGCCTTGCCGATCTTCATCTCGATCAGCGAATCATCGTCGGTATCCGTCACCGTGAGCGCCGTATCATCCGTGGGTGGTTTTTTCACCGGCGGTTCGATTTCCTTCACCTCCTCCGGTTCCTCCATCGTGTCCTGGGCATCCACAAACACTTCATCCTCCGACACGTGTTTCTCCTCTTTCATCTTCCTGGTCGAAAGCTGCACGATCGGTTCAACGTCATCCTTAAAATCGTACTCTGAGGCTAGCTTTTCCATTGCTTCCTTCTTGGCCTTTGCCTCATCAACCGATGCGGGCGGGTCGGGGTCAGCTTTCGTCACCTCTAGCTTCAAATCTTTCAGTGAGGCAATCGATTCATTGGCACGTTTCTCCGGCTCTACCGTGACGGCTAATGCTTTGTTAACTGGTTGATCCGTCTCTTCCTTCAGCGACGCTTTTCCACTGTCTGTCCCTACCTCCAGCGAGGCAAGCGGTTTGTCGTCCGAATCTTCATCGTCAATGGCAGGCGTACCGCCATCATTCGGACTCACTTCGCCTTCCCGGTCTTCAAAATCTTCTTCCTCTTTGGCCGAATCCGACACCACTATCACACTTTCCGGTTGCTCTTGGCCGCTAGAATCTTCCGCAGTGTCTTTATTATCATCGCTGGAAGGATCATTCGTTGCCGGTGAATTACTGATGCTATCTTCAATCGGGATGATCTCCACCTTTGTTTCGACCGTCTCCGGACTCTCTTGTTCCTTCACTGGTTGTGATTTGGAAACGGACTGCTGTGGAACGACAGCCATCTTTTCATCGGCGATATTGCCAGCTGCAATCGCGTCTTCACCTTTCTCAACGCAGGACGCTGATGGTTTGGTGACCtctactgctgctgcagcagctggAACCGCAACTGGCGCTGTAACCTGTGACACATTTACGGGTGGAGATTTAGAACGTTCCACCGAGGGTGCCTCGTTTTTTGAAGCCGTTTCAGCAACAGCTTCCTCCTCTATTTCCGCCATCTGGACATCTTCCGCTTCAACCATCAGATCGATACTCTTATCTTTCAGCGTGTCTTCCTCCATTATTGATTCGACCACGTTCTTCAGATCGACATCCTCCAGTATCATCCCGCTGTTCTCCTTCAATATCTCATCCAAATCGGCCGGGATCAAATCTTCCAGCACATCCATCAGATCCTTTGCCGGATCGGCATTATCTTCACTGTCCATCTCCGGGAACAGCGTTTCCGATTTGCCCGCGTTTAAGTCATCCGGTTTCGTTTGACTGTCCCCTTCCACATTGCTACCTTCCGCCGCTTCCAATTTCACGACCGTTGGTTCCTTCCCATCGAATTGTTGTTGAGTCGAAATGGCGATTGCCTCCTGCTTAATCGTTACCCCAAGCTGAGCGTCCAGCTCGGTTCCACCTGCCAACCCACCAACGCCCGACGACGAAGGCGATTTAGTAGCGCTTCCCGTGCTTCCCGTCAAAAGGTTCGTAATTGTAGGTGAAGCCACCGTGCGTGTTCCTGCGGATGGTGAGCTCACCGGTACACCGGAACTTCTCGCATCACCGGCATTTTTCAGCAACGATGTCAACAAAGGGGACGTGCCGGATTTGCACGAACCTTGGCTGTCTTCGTCAGTTTCGTCCTTAAATTTTATCGGTGGTGTCGGTGCTTTGGTGGCAGTGGGTGAATTCGGGTACAGCGGACGCCACTGACGCTCCAGCTCGAGTTTCTTCTCCTCCCGCTCCTTTAGCCACTGGGCGTGCTGTATCTGTTCCTTCTCCTTCTGTGCCTTTTCCTGCTCGATCTGCTTCCACATTTCGCGCAGCTTTTTCTCATCCGTAACACCGCTCTGTATCAGGATGATATCTTCCTTCACCTTGATGTACTGCTGGGTCTCCTCTTGGATCGTTTTCTTCAGCTCGATGATGCGCTCCTGCGTTAGCTTCCGGAGTATTGACTCTCCGGGTGTTTCGACCGCCGCCACGCCGTCCCGCTCGGAAGCGGTGCgtttctttcgcttcggtGTTTCCACGTTCTCCAGCAGCTTGCCGTACTGTGCCGCACATGACTTTTGAGCGAACCAATCGTTCGGTCGGTTGCCACTGCACAGCATCTTCAACGATCGGCTCACCGACATCCAGTTTTGATCGCCACTGCACGCAACCGATGACGCCAGGCATAGTTTCTCCTTCGTTGACCACTTGTCCAGCGGAACCCGCTTCATCTGAAGGCGCTCCTGTATCGAACTCATggctgcaaacaaaaacgatagGACTTGTATAATCTTTAGAGAGCATGTGAGAGGCTACCGCAAATCACTCACTTAAGCTTAGATTTGCAGGCTCGGTACAGCAGTAAACACTTTTTCGATTGGTTCAATGAGTCTAGCAGAACATTGCTTACTCGTTTTCGAATGCCCGTACACTTTAACGAGGTGTAAATTTCGTTCTCTTATAAAATAATAGCGTAAATGAtgaatgttgttgttggccAACGCCGCTAAACGTAAACACGACGCCGAGAAACGACAGCAACTCGTTAATCCGTGTACTCGATTATTCGGCTGCTagtgagaggaaaaaaacaaacagcaaccaaGCGAGAAGTGAGTGAGATGAATTTCCACAAGGTGAGAGAAACAACTCGCTCTCACGTTTGTCATACACCGAACGATAGGAGCGCTACTGTAGGAATGATGCGTCGTTACAAAGCTTGTATGAAccataaaatgaaaacatttattCTAATATATTCACTACCTCACAAACATGTAGAGAAACATAATAGAGAAACAAAGAGACACAAGGGTTCATTTTTATACAGTGTTatatttttgttcgcttttcatCGCGCAAATGTATATGGATATTACGTTTCATCTCCACTTTATAAGTGGCTTCCGTTCGCCCATTTCCCTGCTTGCAAACTGATGGTGGAACATTGCACATTATCGCTTTGCATTCgggtattgtttgttttgttttgcttcgtttttttttcagatacTTGCGTGGTTCGGTATAATGTATAAAAAAGGCTAAAAAGTAAAAAGACACCTCAGAACTAACTGTATGtgattcatacaaaaaccgtgtTTTTATAGCTGTATTACGTACAATTGTATACCGTTTTGTTACGACACATTTTGGTAGAGGTGGCTGGTTTGCTTCCCAACTATGGCAGAAATGTGGGTGGGAAGGAGTAATCCATTGCTACACCCGCTCACTCTTCGTATCGTTTCACCTATCCCATGGTCGCTTTCCCCCATTACAAACACGCAGGAatatacacaacaaaattaccctgtttgttttgtggtcTGTTTCGACGCTTCTCGGTTCTATCACTTGTTTTACATACATGGTCTTTTCGGTAAGTTGTCCACCAAATGCTTCGCACCGGTATGCGAATATATTCTTCTACCTTTCGGTTTACGTTCCTATTTTCCTTGCACTTGCTTCCTATTTACAATTCGGACTatgtaatggttttttttttgttgcagcaaAACGGCACAGATTTCCTTCTTCGTTTGCACACTTCGGTTTGGAGTTTTTCCTTCACAATTTcctatcttttttttcccccacacaGTATCACAGATTAATTGTCCTCGGTTAAGAAAGTTTATGGAGCGTTTTAAACGGTAGAAGAAACTAATAAAGTGTGCTTTAGACGTTACAAAATCATGCTTGCCCCATGCAGAGCGCTTCAAAACATGTAAAGGACTGGGCGGTGCtggtgtttgttgttgatggtggtCTTGTTTGTAGTGATGATGgtattggaaattaaaaacaacaacaaaaaaaccatccatccTGCCTAACTCAATCATTGCCTCACACTAATCTGAACCACGGACCATTACGCTGACTACATCATAAGTAAACGCACGTACGAATCTTTATCGTTGTTGTAAAGTTAATGGGAATCGGTTTGGATCAAGACACGAGCTGTTGTGAGTGTATTCTTCTATTTCTCGTTACAAAGCGGACTATAGCTTAGCTGTACGGATTATGAAGCGTTTTGCTTGGCAATCGCCTCACGCTCATTCCTCAATCGGTTCCAATCCAGTAGACACTTATAGGACGTGGACATACAGGGACACAGTTACATATCCATCTACTAAACATCAAATTGTACGTACGTACTCCAGCACAAGAAAAGAGAGGGAGACTTGTTTACCTGAGTTTAAATATGAGTGTACTAGCTACACGCCAAACTGCGCCACTTCTGCGGGTTGTGGGAGCGTTCAGTTTGATACACAAGTCCCTATCAAAGTGGCGCCTATTTCGCCTAACCTTCATCGGTCTCCATCGTACAATCATCCTCGTTTCACTTGCAGGTGTACGATCAACATTTATTATTCTAGTACAGCTACACCAAAACACACCTTACGGTCGTCATCGACAACACGGCTACCTAAATGTCCACGAACAGGAAAATGCACTCTCAATGTCTCAGTCTGCGGCGTGGAGTGTGGATTGCCGGACGCTTGGGATAACATTCGACGTTGATCCACACGTTCAACTGTTCGCGATGTGGTCGGCGTCCGTATCGGCTACTACTACATCCTGCCCCTAACACCCATTAATGATGCCTTCGACCAGCTTGGCCTTTGTTTGCGAATTGAGACCATTCACGGCGGATGCTTTCAGCAACAGGCTGCTGCCACCGCCGGACAGCGTGGCCGGGCTGTAGTTCACGCTGATGCTGATCGGGTGCAGTGGTGGCATCTGCAGGAAGCTTTTGCTGAGCAGATCGACCCCGTTCAGGTATGGCAGCAGCGTTTCGTAATCTACGTTCAGCGGAATATAGAAACCCTGCGTGTGGCAGGCAAAGATCGGCACCGGATGGTAGGAACTgtggtgatgatgttgctgctgttgctgctgctgatgatggtgatgttggTGGGCGAACGCTGGAGTTGGGTTTGGTCCGAGTGTTACCACCGCACCGCTGCCCCCGATTGACGCCAGCAGTTCGTGCTTTATCTCGGACGCCGGTAGTGGCGTAACGGAGGAGGATGCTACCATCGTATGTCCGTTCTTGGCGAGGGCTAGTTTTTTCTCCACCGGTGCACACTCCGACGAgttctgctgctgatgatggtgaagtatgccattttccattccaccagCGGCCGGTGATTCCCCCCCATTGCCGCCAGTACCATTCGGCATCTTTCGCTTCAGTGATAGTGGCTCATCCGAGGACGATGCCACCGTCGACGACTTCCCGGTCAGGGTGCTCGTGCTGGAGGACTTGGAATCAGCGCCCGAAACGCTACCACTGCTACCGTTGGTCAGTGGTGAGGCTCGCAGCGAGTGTGGATGTTGGTGCAGATGCTGATCTTCGTGCAGCGATACGGGACTGCGATCGTAATCGGTCGCGTGTCCGTTTTCGTGCGTGTCCTGGGAGAACCGCTGCTGGATGTAGTTTTTGAACTTGTAGCTATTGTGACTATGCTCATGTTCGGGCGACGCGTGCTCGGAAAACTTCCGCATACGGATCGTACGCAGCACACCCTCGTGctggttgatgttgttgttcgtGTCCTGCTGCAGACTGCCGGACATGCGTGCCGGAGGTGACGGTGCATCGTAGTCCTGCGTCGAGTGACTACTCGACGTGTCCAGATGCTGCACGATGCTCGGTGCGGTCGACGTGATGACGGCGGCCTGCGGTGGATTGTTGCTgtgactgctgctgcttgtgcTCGTTGCGCTGCGGAAGCTAAGATCCTTCACGTCGTGATGGTCGTTGCTGCTGTGTTCGAGATCCGACGGACAGGTCAACATTTCCCGCAAATGTCCCAACTGTCCACTAGCCAGATAGATGGGACTACCACCGTTCGCCAGCTCGGCACCGCAGCGTGACTTTGTCAGCTCACCTACAAACGTAAAGGGATAAATTAGTTCGCTGAGTTTCATCTCATAATAAAATGGTCACTCCTAAAAACACACTTACCTTTCATAATCTCATTGCAATGTTCCTTGAGGTGTGCCACCATACGGAAGCACATCTCTTCCCCACGCTCACGCATCATAAACTTGGCCGCCTCGGTCAAACATTCGTTGTAGCCGAGACGGTACTGTTCCGCGCATGACGTTTCCCGGCCACACTCCTGGTTTTGCAGATTTTTCAGATGCCGTATGGCCATCTCAATAATTTCCGTCTTTTCCACGCGACCCCGACCTTTGCGCATGTACTGCTGCGGTATGAGTCGCGAAAGGTCTGCCAGGCAGGAGTTCATACGATCACGGCGCCGCTTTTCAATGATCCGGTGTGACAGGGGATCTTGCTGCAAGAAGAACGAGAGAGTGAAACTTCGTTAATTCTGATGTCATTGCGCTGGTGAGTGCTTGTATTAGCAATGTCTAAGCTCCCAAGTCTAAGCAATGTGTATAGAACTGATGTAAATGCTTGGTCAAACCGTCAAAACACAACCTCCGCAGTTATTCTCAAACATGTAAAGCAACTCAATAAACTATTCCAGTCACGCTCTAGCACCGTTCGTCCGGAAGCACAACCAGGATAACAACTATTTTCTTATTCGTTCGCATAATCCTAACCCCGACCGATCGATTGCCTCTGTCCATTCGAAATCCGCGTTCCGCGTGTACATATATATTCATACATTCAATTGATTTCCCGTGTCGGGTCACGTGACGGGTCGGGTCGGGTCTAGTGCGGTATGAAATGaagtagtttgttttgttgctgtaaaGGCCTCTTTGCCGTGCAGTATTATATCTAGCGTGTATGGAACGGAACACGGGTGCAATTAGTTACGATTGGCGGACCAGAACCGAGGTGTGACTCGCACATCGATTAAAGTTTGACGAGTTTCGTTTGATAACACAGCGTTTGATCCGCGGTGTGGCGAGCTTGTGTTGCGTTAGAAACAGCAGTACGGTGGCGAACTAGAATGCCGTGGGTCAATTATAATCGTTA
The Anopheles moucheti chromosome 2, idAnoMoucSN_F20_07, whole genome shotgun sequence genome window above contains:
- the LOC128310211 gene encoding bromodomain-containing protein 8, whose protein sequence is MSSIQERLQMKRVPLDKWSTKEKLCLASSVACSGDQNWMSVSRSLKMLCSGNRPNDWFAQKSCAAQYGKLLENVETPKRKKRTASERDGVAAVETPGESILRKLTQERIIELKKTIQEETQQYIKVKEDIILIQSGVTDEKKLREMWKQIEQEKAQKEKEQIQHAQWLKEREEKKLELERQWRPLYPNSPTATKAPTPPIKFKDETDEDSQGSCKSGTSPLLTSLLKNAGDARSSGVPVSSPSAGTRTVASPTITNLLTGSTGSATKSPSSSGVGGLAGGTELDAQLGVTIKQEAIAISTQQQFDGKEPTVVKLEAAEGSNVEGDSQTKPDDLNAGKSETLFPEMDSEDNADPAKDLMDVLEDLIPADLDEILKENSGMILEDVDLKNVVESIMEEDTLKDKSIDLMVEAEDVQMAEIEEEAVAETASKNEAPSVERSKSPPVNVSQVTAPVAVPAAAAAVEVTKPSASCVEKGEDAIAAGNIADEKMAVVPQQSVSKSQPVKEQESPETVETKVEIIPIEDSISNSPATNDPSSDDNKDTAEDSSGQEQPESVIVVSDSAKEEEDFEDREGEVSPNDGGTPAIDDEDSDDKPLASLEVGTDSGKASLKEETDQPVNKALAVTVEPEKRANESIASLKDLKLEVTKADPDPPASVDEAKAKKEAMEKLASEYDFKDDVEPIVQLSTRKMKEEKHVSEDEVFVDAQDTMEEPEEVKEIEPPVKKPPTDDTALTVTDTDDDSLIEMKIGKAKRDYSRRRLADEAQKLRDDLAGHSRSEETEGRSLRKLRDRDRSESPFVVQDDEPNEKMKRSYSSTPVMDSIPGSPASSEDRDYRAWKKSILAVYSKIASSKHAAAFQKPFPDDPMTGELIYRPMDLAQIKRNIENGNIRTVAEFQRDILLMCTNAIMLNRGDVCSPQAANLLMRESVGIIESGMDPRAVKERDGDRSAHKRSSRKSTTRNSSAGRS
- the LOC128298392 gene encoding uncharacterized protein LOC128298392; this encodes MTNCVNLITRYGSLRAWIVNLVLGCLVIGHYTAGGVTVDIFPLAPSTESMLTHRHHPHLKGSFATSKMKSHIKRILNINEENSTLDSYLVSLFNMENLNPTYVFLLPSIDGKNHVRKLIYQRSDFEEAQFPNVTTINKFTGRPNRTVAVSKPGTDMLLEKKIFEHLERDTMDDGTRKVIEENVRTERNFIKFMDELNRDLEEEANRRMVKESLRQSVTRTTATTALFTPYTYRNMQTIGWDDLGLDGWAGGLREIHGHRFDHPVLEKPKTTKAPPTMLQASFSAVPPVPVRPTTTLGAQTPGIVNQTAVASAAARYKQTGVLLSEDVGVKLQEIYRRTNGSNARVKWPITNSRDAHRDEDVFIARANNPFGHSTKWRWSNETDQEDPLKVEVQSSRDGRAKRGVYNLYSMIKCATGCDPIIYKGYGCYCGFLGSGQALDGIDRCCKMHDYCYSTANCPMFLEYFVPYLWKCYRGRPLCAIDHGEWGGPGSCASRLCHCDLSLSKCLRRYYCPRKRNVCTTSPLRLLQNLVMVF
- the LOC128297182 gene encoding transcription factor cwo; the encoded protein is MEAYWEATNGHAPHSLKYESEAGGPGYTYCGEPGLNFSANNTTYSEDDADFPPGRRGKTSRQDPLSHRIIEKRRRDRMNSCLADLSRLIPQQYMRKGRGRVEKTEIIEMAIRHLKNLQNQECGRETSCAEQYRLGYNECLTEAAKFMMRERGEEMCFRMVAHLKEHCNEIMKGELTKSRCGAELANGGSPIYLASGQLGHLREMLTCPSDLEHSSNDHHDVKDLSFRSATSTSSSSHSNNPPQAAVITSTAPSIVQHLDTSSSHSTQDYDAPSPPARMSGSLQQDTNNNINQHEGVLRTIRMRKFSEHASPEHEHSHNSYKFKNYIQQRFSQDTHENGHATDYDRSPVSLHEDQHLHQHPHSLRASPLTNGSSGSVSGADSKSSSTSTLTGKSSTVASSSDEPLSLKRKMPNGTGGNGGESPAAGGMENGILHHHQQQNSSECAPVEKKLALAKNGHTMVASSSVTPLPASEIKHELLASIGGSGAVVTLGPNPTPAFAHQHHHHQQQQQQQHHHHSSYHPVPIFACHTQGFYIPLNVDYETLLPYLNGVDLLSKSFLQMPPLHPISISVNYSPATLSGGGSSLLLKASAVNGLNSQTKAKLVEGIINGC